Genomic window (Candidatus Margulisiibacteriota bacterium):
CGGGGCCATGCCTGATATCTCAAAAACCTGACGGTTCAAATATTGCGGATATGGGGAATCATAAAAATCAATATCAATTATATTGCTGATTTCCGGGTGCTCTTTTAAAACATTAAGCGCAGAGGTAAGTTGCAGGAACAAATCGGCAGGCTTGTAAATTTCAATACTGTTTATAAACTGCTTATTTAGCAGCAGGTCCTGCAAAGAAAAGGTCTTTATTTCCAGGGTTTGTTTGTCCAGTACCTTCTCCGGCAATTGATAAAAAATCTGGATTTCTACTCCGCTTTTACTAATATGTTCCAATATTTCTTTCTCCAGTTTTGTGTAATAAAACTGATTGGCAAGAATTAAAGTTTTAAAACTTTTTAAAAAATCAAAATTAATATTTTCTTGCACATATGAAAAGATAACATCTGTATAACCAAGCTTAAGCAAATGATCTTTATAGTTTCTTTTTATGGCTACAAAAATGTTATAAATACGTTCCTGCCAATTTATTGTAGACTCGTCCAGATTGGCTTCCAGGCCCAATTCCTGTATATCGATATTCTCAATCATTTCTTCTTGCAACTCTTCCCAAAAATTAAAAAAATAATTAGACCATATCCGGGCATCGAAATAGCTGTTTATCCTGAAAAATTCCTTTTCCCGCATTTGTAGTACATTAAAAAAGGTCAGATGGCGCAATTCGCTTCTTACAATTGGAATGGATGGTAAATAGAAACAATTTTTTAACTCATCCATAGTAAGAAATTGAATTTCATTGAAATTCCAGTTGTTTTGATATTGTTTAATCGCTTTACGTTTGTTCTTTTCGGTGGGAAAAACCAGCAAAGTTTTATCTTTAATATTTTTTAAGATTTCGGCAGTTATATCCTGAGTAAAATCCAGAAAATGGAAAGACATACCTGAAATTAATATGACGGTTTCAAGTCCAGCATTTTAATCTGCAACTTTTTCTGACCGTTATAATTATTCTCGTCCAAATTGTAAACCACATCGAAAGTATTATAACTTTCCAGTAATTTCATGTAATGCGACATTTTATAGCCTATAGCCTCAATCTGGTCTGTTCCCTGAATAAATAATACTTTAATATGATTGCGGTCTTTGCCCACACAGTTATAATCAATAGCATTCAGCTTTTTAGTAATGAAAACAGGTTCTCTGTTACCTTCACCGAAAGGCTCAAGAGCCTTCAGACTTTCATATAATTTATAGTTTATATCAGACATTTTTAACTCATGGTCCACGTGGATTATTGTATTTAAATTTTCGCCTTCCAGGTACTGGTCCAGAAGTGTAGCATACAAATCCTTGAATTCCTCGATCTGTTTCTTTTCAATTTCAAAACCGGCTGCTTCTTTGTGCCCACCATAACTAAGAAGCAGATGCTGGCACTTTTCCAGGGTGGAAAAAATATTAATACCGGAAAAGCTGCGTATAGAACCGCGGGATATATTACCTTTGGTAGTAATAAGCACTACTGGTCTCTCAAACTTTTTTGCCATCTGGGAAGTTACTATTCCGATAATGCCCGGTTCCCATTGTTCGGAAGACAAAACAATGACTTTGCGGTTAAGTGTTTCTTCATTCAATTCTATGATTTTGGTAGCCTCAAAAAAAATCTTTTCACCTTCTCGTTTCCTTTTTTCGTTTAAAGCATTCAAATCATTAGCCAGTTGCTTGGCTTTATTTTTATCCCTGGTAGTCAGCAGCTCTATGCCAACGCTGGCCGAATCCAGACGCCCAGCGGCATTAATACGCGGTCCGATGCCAAATCCGATTGTGGTAGTATTTATACCGCCATTACGTACCTGATCCAATAAGTAGTATAGTCCCAATGAAGTTTCCCTGTTTAATTTTTCAATACCTTTTTTCACAAAAATCCTGTTGTCGCCAAGTAAAGGAACTACATCTGTAATAGTGCCTATGGCTACCAGCTCCAGATATTTTTTATTCGTAAGTAAATCCACATCCTTAAATTCCTTATACAAATGATAAACAAATTTATAAGCAACACCCACTCCGGCCAGATATTCCGACAAATCATGATGTTCGCACTTAGGATTAACCACCGCATAAGCCGGCGGCAGTTGAGCAGGCGGTGTATGATGATCCGTGATAACAACATCAATACCCAGTTCATTAGCCAGTTTAATTTCTTCAAAATTGCTTATACCGCAATCAACTGTAACTATCAAATTAATCCCTTTTTCCTTAAAATTCTGAATGGCCTGCTTATTCAAACCATAGCCTTCTGTATAACGATAAGGAACATAATATTCTACTTTTGCCCCCAAAGATTTCAGCGCGTCGAAAAGAACAACTGTTCCAGTAACACCATCTGCGTCATAATCACCGAATATGACAATCTTTTCTTTCTCCCTGATAGCTTTGATAACTCTTTGTATGGCTTTATCTATCTGGGACGGACAAAAGTTTTTATTAATATACTTCAGAGAAGGGTTTAAAAATTTTCTGATGTCGGCTTCTTCGGTAATTCCTCTGTTAAAAATAATTCGAATTATTACCGGGGGAACATTCAATAAATCAGCGAACCTCTGAATATTATCCAGATCGTGATCCGTAAATTTCCATTGACTGCAACCCTGGCTATACATCCTTCTTAACAATCATCAAAGGTTGCCCAAATTCGACTGTATCCTGATTTTTAACAAGTATTTTAACGATGCTTCCATCCCATTCTGATTCTATTTCATTAAACAACTTCATGGCTTCTATAATACAAACCGTATCTCCCTTTTTTACCGAACTGCCCACTTTCACGAACGGGGGAGCATCCGGAGAAGGTGCTGAATAGAAAGTTCCAACCATAGGTGAAACAATGGTAACATCGTTTTCTTTTAAGCTTTCTTCAGGCTGCTTTTCCAGCGCCTGTGTTTTCATGGGCTGTAAGGATTGCTGTTTTTGTTCTGCCGGGACAATCGCTGTTTGCACCTGCTGTGCCGCTTCAGTACAGATATCGTCTTTAACTATCTCTATTTTTGTACCGTCTTCTTCTATTTTAAGTTGACTGATATTAGCTTTCTCAACCAATTTTATAACTTTTTCCAAATCTTTTAGATTCATTTATCTCTCCTTTGACTCTTAGCAAAATGGTTTGCGGCTTTGCTCGCCTAGACGAAGCCTGCGGCATAGCTTGGGTTGTCTTCGTCGCTCGTTTCCTTGCCGCAACTCCATTTTGCGTCGAGTCATATAATATTTAAAAAAATTTAACTTGTGTTTACATCCTTTCTATATAATTATGGTCCCTGGTATCAACTTTTATAAAATTTCCCTCATTAACGAAAATAGGAACCTGAACAACCAGACCTGTTTCCAGGGTGGCCGGTTTTGTGACGTTAGTCACTGTATCTCCCTTGCGCCCGGGTTCTGTTTTTATAACTTTTAAAGTAACATTAAAAGGCAAATAAACTCCGACAACTTTTTCCTTATAAAACTGCAGGTCCACTTCATTGTTTTCCACAATAAAACTTACAGCGTCTCCAAGACTGGCGCTATCCACAGTTATCTGTTCAAAATTCTGCACGTCCATAAATGTATACTGATTGTCGTCTTTATAAAGATATTGCATCCGTCTGGTTTCAATATGTGCATCCTGAATTTTATCGCCAGGTCTGAACAGCTTTTCGGTTGTGGCGCCGGTGCTAAGGTTGCGTACTTTAACTTTGATAACCGCTCCGCCACGACCGGTTTTATTGTGGTTATACTCGACTACATTGAATAATTCAGTGTCGAGCTCAATTATTTTCCCGGGACGTAGTTCAGAAGCACCAAGCACCATATTATAAATCTCCTGTTTATAAGTTAATTAATTATAGCATATGAAAATTATGGCTGTATACGTAGGGTATAAGGCGCAAAACTATCTGGGTTTATTTTCGGATAGATACATTGTCAATTTGGCAATGTATTTGCTGTTGCAAAGTTCATCCCAACCCCTCTGCAAAGTAGAGAGGGGTTGGGGAAACTTTAGTTTAACCTTGCAGTAATTTTAAAACTGACTGAGGTAACTGATTAGCTTGAGCTAACATCGCAGTACCTGCCTGTACCAATATCTGGTTCTTGGTGAATTCCATCATTTCCGAAGCCATATCCACGTCTCTTACACGGGATTCCGAAGCTGTCAGATTTTCTTTGGTTACACCAAGGTTGTTAATGGTGGTTTCCAGAGTATACTTCTGGAAGGCACCTAAATTTGCTCTCTGGTTCGATACATCGTTAATCGCGTCGTCGATAATCTGTACCGCACCTGCCGCGTTGGTCCCCAGAGCATAGGTCATGCTGGACTTAACATCAGCTAAACCATTGGTATTGCTAAGGCTCGCGACAACACCGATCTTGTTGGTTTTCATATCGGCTATGGAATAAGTAATGATATTTGCCGATGAAGCATCGTCTGTTAAGGAAAACTTCAGCGCACCTGTAACTATAGATAGCGCGCCGGCTATGGTTGAATGGTTAGAAGCCAAAGCAATACTTGTTCCGCTCCAGGCGCTATTGGTAGAACCATATAGCACCAAGCCGCTTCCGGTTACCGCGTCTCCGCCGAAGCTGCCGGCCACGTCTGTTCCCAGATTGCTGGTGTTGACGTCTGCCGCCGCGTTGATCAGGTTGCTGGAGATAATTACTCTTAACTTGTAACTGTCTCCATATCCGCATGACCATATGTTCAGGTCAGTAGTACCGTTACCTGATGCGTATATTCCGGTTGTTGCGCTGTCGGCGTTTATTAATGAAGCAATTGCCGCACCGTTACTACCTACCGTTGAACCCACAGAATATGAACCAATTGCCCTGGCTATGCCGCCGCTTTCTACCCATACTGCCAATGTACCGTTGGCACAAGCCGCGATAGCTGTTGTGGCATAGGTTGCCTCTAAGGCTACTGTGGTTATATTGATATCTACATTTCCGGATGCGTTAACCTGTCCCACTACTATTGCACCCAATTTGCTGGCCTGAGCTGTTTTCGCGTCTATAGAAGTACCTGCGCTGCCGTCCAGCAGACTCTTGCCCGCATATTTGGTAGTAGTTGCGATTCTCTGCATTGAATCGATAGCCTTATCAACAGCTGTTTGGTCTGCTGCGATTGAGTTCGTATCGTTGGCACCGGTGTTGGCCGCGTGTACTGCCAATGTTCTGATGCTGTTTAACATGTTGTTCATTTCTGTTAACGCACCTTCAGCGGTTTGTACCATCGATATCGCGTCAGAAGCATTTCTGACAGCCTGGTCCATAGAGAATATCTGAGCTCTTAACTGCTCTGAAATGAGCAATCCTGCGGGGTCATCGGCACCGCGGTTAATTCTGTAACCGGATGACAGCTTTTCCAATGATTTACCCAAGTTGGAGTTTGATACTCCTAAATTTCTCCAGGCATTTAACGCTGCTATATTATGATTAATTTGCATATTTTCCCTCCTATTTTGATGTTTTTAAAGGATATCCATATCCTTTGCTAATAATTTTCTACGCATCACCCCCTGTTTTATGAACAAACCTTATATTTTCAAAATTATTACAAATTAACTGGGAAATATATTTGTGAGCATCCGACAAGCGGTCCGGCTAAACTATATAATTCCCTGTTTATATTCTTTTTTTTGTATTTTTTACGTCAACCTCCTTTTAGGCTATTGCCTGAAATTTTACCGTAACCCGATTTGATGTTGATGACGATTTACTTATATAACTGTCCAGATTACTTATCATCATATCCAGAGCTGTAGAAAATACTTCTTTACCTGAACTTTTAACAAAATGCAGTTCCCCACCTTTTTCTATATATGACTGTACATCAGTTAACGCACCCTTTAAATATGTATAAACATCTGCGTCTTCTTTTATTTTACCCTTGGACATAAAATATGCTTGTTTCAATTCATTGGTAAAAACTGACAGAATTTGGGAAAACTGCGTAAACATCTTGTCCCCCTTATTCTTGGTGCCCATCTGATTAAACACAGTATTAAACGAGTCTACCATTACAACTTTTTCCGCAGTTCCGTCTGTTATTTGCGCCCCTGTTTCCTTGGATACAGAAGTCCCGAGGTCTTCCAGAAAAATTCCGGAGCTATTGGCTTTTTCAAAATTCCTGCCCAGAATAAAAGCATCGGCGTTTCTTTTTACGAAAGTACCGTATTTACCATTGGCTATCTTTTGAAACAGTTCTTTCACCTCTTTGGGTTGCGAATTAAAGTCCAAAAGCAGCGCGGTTTTATTTTGGGTATTTTCTAAGTTAAGCAACTCCTGGTTCATATCATCCAGTGTTATGTTGCTAAATTTAACCGTGTCATTGCTTCCCGGATTGTAAATAGCGTCTTTTAAGGACAAGCGATCGTCCTTGTCAGTAAATGAAAACCGATAGTTTGAATCCATATAATCATAAGACAAATTATTTATATTTATAGAGGAAACCATCGGTTACTCCTTAATTAACCCTTTTAAGTTTAACTCTTTCGGCAAGTCGGCCGCGCGCATGTTTTCTTTCTGAATTTCTTCATAAACCTCTTCCCTGTGAATTGGTATTGCCTTGGGAGCCTCAATACCAATCTTCACACTGCCGTCACCGATTTCCACCACCTTCACGATGATGTTATCCTGAATCACAATGGACTGGTTCAGCTTGCGCGTTAAGACCAGCATCAGGCACCCACGACCTTCTCTTTAACCTGTGCGCATTTCACCAGATCATTATATAAATAATGACGTACCGAGTATTTATTGTTATTCAAAATAACCTGCCTGGCGCAGTTTTCCTTGTAATTAATTACAATCGGTGCCAACAAATTTATGGTCATATTTTCCACCTTAGGCGGCACTGATACTATGGATAAAACTGTCACATCAGTATTGGAAATTACTTTAAGTTTTTCCATTTCCATATTATTGATCTCGAATTCATAATCACCATAAAATTCAAAAGGATTTGCCACAACAAAAGCAAGCTCAGGATCCTCCAGGCACTGTAACCATCCCAGAAGACCGTTATCAATTAACACCCATTTCTTTTTCTCTTCAAACCCCATTGGGCCTGTAACAAAATTTATAATTCTGTTTTCCTCCACATCAATTTCTCCGAACCGAACAGTATTAACTTTCATTCATATACTCCTTTCTATTTAATGTAATCCATCAGAGTCGGGGTCATAATCCTCGCACCTGATTGGATAGCGGCTTGATAAGCCATCATTTCTCTGTTTAACTCTGTCATCACCTCCGCATAATCGATATCTTGAATAGAAGATAATTGTTCCTGTCTGTTTATTTTTGTGTCTTCCATAAGTTGTTTTCTGTTATCAGCGCTTTGAGTCATAATTCCTATCTTGCCCTGGTTCATAAGAATATTCTGATAACCGTCTTTGATATTTTGTTCTTCCTGGCTGATATTGGAATCTCCAGCCAGCATTTTATTTTTCACGGCCAGAAGCTGGTCCAATACGCCCGTATTATAGTTATTCTGCGTACCCACTATGCTATTGGTGTTATCAATCAGTCCCACTTTTTCCAATATCCCGTCAGCAGCAATGTCTTGCAGGCTTATTTGACCGTCTCCACCTACAAAATTTGAAACCAGCTTAAGCTTGTACCCGCCTGTAGTCTCCTTAATATAAGCCTTTACTTCCGCACCTGAATGATTTATAGCATCAGCAATATCCTGAAGACTGATGTCTGTTGTTGTTGCACCTACAGTCACAGTTATAGGTGCCGCTGTGCCAACTGTTATTTGAAATTGATTGGTAGAAGGCTCCTCAATATTACTGTCTTTATTTGATATAATCGAATTGCCAAGTATCTGATGCGTTGTAAATATATTATTCCCCGAAACGCTCATATCTACAGTCTCGGTATCGCTGATCATGGTTTTCAAGGAATCATCCGTTCCCTGATATCTGATTTTCCCATTTTCAACTATAAACGGTTTGGTGGATGTATTATAACCGCCAAAAATATACTTTCCGTCAAAACTGGTATTGGCCAAGTCCAGGATTGAATTTAATATTTCGTCCATGTTATTTGCCAGCAAATCTTTATTACCTTCCTGAACAGAAAAATTGTCATACTGCTTCATCAAAGTTGTGGCGCTGTTCATCTGTGTAACCACCTGCTGCAAAGTAGAATCCGTCGCCTGCAACACAGGAGACAAATTGTCCAGATTTTTCATGTACTGGTCATCTTTGCTGATCAGAGCGTTAACTCGCATCGCTCGGCTGATACCTACCGGATCATCAGAAGGTTTCTCAAACTTTTTGCCGGAACTTAATTCTTTCTGCAAATCTGCAACTTTAGACATGTTATTTTGCAGATTTTCCAAAATATGATCAGCTATCAGCCCGTTAGTTATTCTCATCCATTGTCTCCTTTATACTATCTTCAAAAGCGTATCCATAGTATCCTGAACCGCCTGCATATATTTGGCAGCAGACTGATACGCCTGTTCGGTTTTAATAAGTTCAGACATTTCCTCGTCTATGGATACCCCGGATGTGCTTACTATCTGTTTATCCACCTGTGAAAGAAGACCGGCGTTAATATCAGAATACGTCTGTGTTTCAGCTGTGGTTGTACCCAGGTTTGATATCATGTTCTGGTAAAATTCATCCAGCGTAGTTGAGTTTGAGTTCATGGTCAGGCTGTTACGAATCTGAGCTATAGCGATTGCGTTTTCACCATTGCCGTTGGAATCGGTATTTCTGCTTGATGCCGCAACCCTGGAAGGATCATTTATTAATTCTTCATTGACTTTGATATCGCTCGCATCTGTTCCTGTAAAAAAGCTCCCTCCCTGGGCACCTTTTAAATCAAAGCCTGCTTTATGTTGATTATTAATTGTCTCTATAAGTTTAGCGGCAAATGTATCCACGTTATCAATATAGCCCGCAACATTTTCGTCCCTGGACTTAATAAGCCCATAAAGTTCTCCACCGTTAATTAAGGCACTTTTGCCGTTTTCTTCCCAGGTTATTTTGTTATATCCGTAATTGTTGGTGTCAATAGTAGCGGCCAAATGATTGGTATTGCGGTCTGCGACAATAAATGATCCACCTATAGCAATTGTAGAAGAACCGGTTGTATCCACATAATATTCCATGTTAACCAGTTGTGACATCTCTCCCACAAGTACATTACGTTTATCTTCAAGATCGTTCGCGTCACCGGAAGCTTTAGACTCCACGATCTGTCCATTTATTACTGCAATTTGATCGGCCAGATCATTAATTCTGGCTACCTTAAGACCTATATCAGTATTATTATTTTTCTGTAAATCTACCAATTGGGTCCGAGTCTGCTGCAAAGCGCCAGCCAAAACCCTGGCCTGAGAAACAAGGTTAGACCTTGCGCCCGCGCTGCTGGGATCCGGCGTAGCCAAATTTTGCCATGCATCCCAAAATTTGGTCATATTTGCGGCAATGCCGGTATCCGACGGTTCATTAAAAATACCCTGGATCATGTCATAATTTGTATACTGCTGGTCCCAGGTACCCTTATCATTACTTATTCCTCTTCGCTGTGAATCCAGAAAGTCATCGCGTATCCTTTCGATTTGGGTTAACATAACACCTGTACCCAGTGAGGCCAGCGGTTTGTTTTTATTAATTACCGGAATAAGGATCGGATTTGTTGTTTGCAAAACTACTTGTTGACGGCTATAACCTTCGGTATTTACGTTGGCCAGATTGTGACCGATAACATCCATGGCATATCTTTGAGCCGCCAGTGACCTTTTAGCAATTTCTATACCGTTTGAAACCATACTATTTCCCCCTTAAGCCACTACGCTCATAAAATTCTGCTGTCCGCCAAGATTTCGCGTATAACCGCGTTCACAATAAATAGTTTGATCATCACTGGTAATCTCCACAAATTTTTTCATCATGTAGCTGATATATTTCATGGAATTCTCCAGCAATTTTTGGTTCATAAAATTATTTTTATAGATTTCCGAGGAAATATTTTTTAAATTTTTTTGTAAGAGAATTAATTGTTCTTTAATCATATTGGGTGCTACCTCTATAATGTCATTCAACCGTATTTGCTTTTTCCCGTCTGTGATCAAAATCTTGCTAAAACTATCCTTTAATTCCATACTTAGTTTATGAATTTTTTCCGTACATTTATCCTTTACAGGGGTTACCTGACTCAGGTCTTTTACTTTATGATTTATTAAAATATCGGTTTCTTGAATAAGGATCAGGTTGAGGTCGTTATGCACAACGA
Coding sequences:
- the flgN gene encoding flagellar export chaperone FlgN, translated to MHNDLNLILIQETDILINHKVKDLSQVTPVKDKCTEKIHKLSMELKDSFSKILITDGKKQIRLNDIIEVAPNMIKEQLILLQKNLKNISSEIYKNNFMNQKLLENSMKYISYMMKKFVEITSDDQTIYCERGYTRNLGGQQNFMSVVA
- the flgK gene encoding flagellar hook-associated protein FlgK, whose amino-acid sequence is MVSNGIEIAKRSLAAQRYAMDVIGHNLANVNTEGYSRQQVVLQTTNPILIPVINKNKPLASLGTGVMLTQIERIRDDFLDSQRRGISNDKGTWDQQYTNYDMIQGIFNEPSDTGIAANMTKFWDAWQNLATPDPSSAGARSNLVSQARVLAGALQQTRTQLVDLQKNNNTDIGLKVARINDLADQIAVINGQIVESKASGDANDLEDKRNVLVGEMSQLVNMEYYVDTTGSSTIAIGGSFIVADRNTNHLAATIDTNNYGYNKITWEENGKSALINGGELYGLIKSRDENVAGYIDNVDTFAAKLIETINNQHKAGFDLKGAQGGSFFTGTDASDIKVNEELINDPSRVAASSRNTDSNGNGENAIAIAQIRNSLTMNSNSTTLDEFYQNMISNLGTTTAETQTYSDINAGLLSQVDKQIVSTSGVSIDEEMSELIKTEQAYQSAAKYMQAVQDTMDTLLKIV
- the flgL gene encoding flagellar hook-associated protein FlgL, whose translation is MRITNGLIADHILENLQNNMSKVADLQKELSSGKKFEKPSDDPVGISRAMRVNALISKDDQYMKNLDNLSPVLQATDSTLQQVVTQMNSATTLMKQYDNFSVQEGNKDLLANNMDEILNSILDLANTSFDGKYIFGGYNTSTKPFIVENGKIRYQGTDDSLKTMISDTETVDMSVSGNNIFTTHQILGNSIISNKDSNIEEPSTNQFQITVGTAAPITVTVGATTTDISLQDIADAINHSGAEVKAYIKETTGGYKLKLVSNFVGGDGQISLQDIAADGILEKVGLIDNTNSIVGTQNNYNTGVLDQLLAVKNKMLAGDSNISQEEQNIKDGYQNILMNQGKIGIMTQSADNRKQLMEDTKINRQEQLSSIQDIDYAEVMTELNREMMAYQAAIQSGARIMTPTLMDYIK
- the fliW gene encoding flagellar assembly protein FliW, whose protein sequence is MKVNTVRFGEIDVEENRIINFVTGPMGFEEKKKWVLIDNGLLGWLQCLEDPELAFVVANPFEFYGDYEFEINNMEMEKLKVISNTDVTVLSIVSVPPKVENMTINLLAPIVINYKENCARQVILNNNKYSVRHYLYNDLVKCAQVKEKVVGA
- a CDS encoding flagellin, which produces MQINHNIAALNAWRNLGVSNSNLGKSLEKLSSGYRINRGADDPAGLLISEQLRAQIFSMDQAVRNASDAISMVQTAEGALTEMNNMLNSIRTLAVHAANTGANDTNSIAADQTAVDKAIDSMQRIATTTKYAGKSLLDGSAGTSIDAKTAQASKLGAIVVGQVNASGNVDINITTVALEATYATTAIAACANGTLAVWVESGGIARAIGSYSVGSTVGSNGAAIASLINADSATTGIYASGNGTTDLNIWSCGYGDSYKLRVIISSNLINAAADVNTSNLGTDVAGSFGGDAVTGSGLVLYGSTNSAWSGTSIALASNHSTIAGALSIVTGALKFSLTDDASSANIITYSIADMKTNKIGVVASLSNTNGLADVKSSMTYALGTNAAGAVQIIDDAINDVSNQRANLGAFQKYTLETTINNLGVTKENLTASESRVRDVDMASEMMEFTKNQILVQAGTAMLAQANQLPQSVLKLLQG
- the recJ gene encoding single-stranded-DNA-specific exonuclease RecJ — its product is MYSQGCSQWKFTDHDLDNIQRFADLLNVPPVIIRIIFNRGITEEADIRKFLNPSLKYINKNFCPSQIDKAIQRVIKAIREKEKIVIFGDYDADGVTGTVVLFDALKSLGAKVEYYVPYRYTEGYGLNKQAIQNFKEKGINLIVTVDCGISNFEEIKLANELGIDVVITDHHTPPAQLPPAYAVVNPKCEHHDLSEYLAGVGVAYKFVYHLYKEFKDVDLLTNKKYLELVAIGTITDVVPLLGDNRIFVKKGIEKLNRETSLGLYYLLDQVRNGGINTTTIGFGIGPRINAAGRLDSASVGIELLTTRDKNKAKQLANDLNALNEKRKREGEKIFFEATKIIELNEETLNRKVIVLSSEQWEPGIIGIVTSQMAKKFERPVVLITTKGNISRGSIRSFSGINIFSTLEKCQHLLLSYGGHKEAAGFEIEKKQIEEFKDLYATLLDQYLEGENLNTIIHVDHELKMSDINYKLYESLKALEPFGEGNREPVFITKKLNAIDYNCVGKDRNHIKVLFIQGTDQIEAIGYKMSHYMKLLESYNTFDVVYNLDENNYNGQKKLQIKMLDLKPSY
- the csrA gene encoding carbon storage regulator CsrA, which translates into the protein MLVLTRKLNQSIVIQDNIIVKVVEIGDGSVKIGIEAPKAIPIHREEVYEEIQKENMRAADLPKELNLKGLIKE
- the accB gene encoding acetyl-CoA carboxylase biotin carboxyl carrier protein; its protein translation is MNLKDLEKVIKLVEKANISQLKIEEDGTKIEIVKDDICTEAAQQVQTAIVPAEQKQQSLQPMKTQALEKQPEESLKENDVTIVSPMVGTFYSAPSPDAPPFVKVGSSVKKGDTVCIIEAMKLFNEIESEWDGSIVKILVKNQDTVEFGQPLMIVKKDV
- the efp gene encoding elongation factor P; this translates as MVLGASELRPGKIIELDTELFNVVEYNHNKTGRGGAVIKVKVRNLSTGATTEKLFRPGDKIQDAHIETRRMQYLYKDDNQYTFMDVQNFEQITVDSASLGDAVSFIVENNEVDLQFYKEKVVGVYLPFNVTLKVIKTEPGRKGDTVTNVTKPATLETGLVVQVPIFVNEGNFIKVDTRDHNYIERM